The following are from one region of the Amycolatopsis sp. QT-25 genome:
- a CDS encoding DNA topoisomerase IV subunit B: protein MTAETLYGADDLTHLEGLEAVRKRPGMYIGSTDSRGINHLFSEVVDNSTDEGVAGHATKIVVTLHADGSVQVDDDGRGIPTGIHAKSGLSGVELVLTRLHAGGKFGGSGYKTSGGLHGVGASAVNALSHRFDVTVKQNGKVHQMSFAHGVPGVFDGPGPKAKFTRKSGLNATGKMKRGERSGTSIRYWYDSRYFESGAALDVEGVRAKMRNTAFLVPGVTYVLRTAVDDSISEETFHFPHGLADMVDFLAPDSEKPVCDTLIINGEGTYKENAADASGVMQSNVVRHAEIEVALRWGTGYERTVECFTNTIRNVHGGTHRRGFDRAVLKALQDAISKTRGLLKPKEDMPTVEDVLEGMTAVVHVRLPEPQFTSQTKDELSTAGITRVIQGVVDKHIRAWTEERKTKSEAKVVLQKVVDAARVRLTQKQQKDAARRKTALEGAAMPPKLVDCRTTGVARSELFLVEGDSALGSARMARVAEYQALLPLRGKILNVQKASLGDTLKNAEIASIVQVLGAGSGRTFELSTMRYGRVILMADADVDGSHIRTLLITLFAKYMRPVIEDGRLYAAMPPLHKLVTKGRNPETHFTFTQKEMETKFAELERAGKQIVTPVPRFKGLGEMDADELWDTTMNPATRSVRRITLDDVEAAENALELLMGEKVEPRRNWLVESSDRVDREAIDA, encoded by the coding sequence GTGACTGCTGAGACCCTGTACGGGGCCGACGACCTGACGCATCTCGAGGGTCTGGAAGCGGTCCGCAAGCGCCCCGGGATGTACATCGGCTCCACCGACAGCCGGGGCATCAACCACCTGTTCTCCGAGGTCGTGGACAACTCGACCGACGAGGGGGTGGCGGGTCACGCCACGAAGATCGTGGTCACCCTGCACGCCGACGGCAGCGTCCAGGTCGACGACGACGGCCGCGGCATCCCCACCGGCATCCACGCCAAATCCGGATTGTCCGGGGTCGAGCTGGTGCTGACGAGGCTGCACGCCGGCGGCAAGTTCGGCGGTTCGGGTTACAAGACCTCCGGCGGTCTGCACGGCGTCGGCGCTTCGGCGGTGAACGCGCTGTCGCACCGCTTCGACGTCACGGTGAAACAGAACGGCAAGGTCCACCAGATGTCGTTCGCGCACGGCGTCCCCGGCGTCTTCGACGGGCCCGGTCCGAAGGCCAAGTTCACCCGCAAGTCCGGGCTGAACGCCACCGGGAAGATGAAGCGCGGCGAGCGCTCGGGCACGTCGATCCGGTACTGGTACGACTCGCGTTACTTCGAGAGCGGCGCCGCGCTCGACGTCGAGGGCGTCCGCGCGAAGATGCGCAACACCGCGTTCCTGGTCCCCGGCGTCACGTATGTGCTGCGCACCGCCGTCGACGATTCGATCAGTGAAGAGACCTTCCACTTCCCCCACGGCCTCGCCGACATGGTCGACTTCCTCGCCCCGGACAGCGAGAAACCCGTCTGCGACACGCTGATCATCAACGGCGAGGGCACGTACAAGGAGAACGCGGCCGACGCCAGCGGTGTCATGCAGTCCAATGTGGTACGTCACGCGGAGATCGAGGTCGCGCTGCGCTGGGGCACCGGCTACGAGCGCACGGTGGAATGCTTCACCAACACCATCCGCAACGTGCACGGCGGCACGCACCGCCGCGGTTTCGACCGCGCGGTGCTGAAAGCCTTGCAGGACGCCATTTCCAAAACCCGCGGGCTGCTCAAGCCCAAGGAGGACATGCCGACCGTCGAGGACGTCCTCGAAGGGATGACGGCGGTCGTCCACGTCCGGCTGCCGGAGCCGCAGTTCACCTCGCAGACCAAGGACGAGCTGTCCACCGCCGGGATCACCCGCGTCATCCAGGGCGTCGTCGACAAGCACATCCGGGCCTGGACCGAGGAGCGCAAGACCAAGTCCGAGGCGAAGGTCGTGCTGCAGAAGGTGGTCGACGCGGCACGCGTCCGCCTCACCCAGAAGCAGCAGAAGGACGCCGCCCGGCGCAAGACGGCGCTCGAAGGCGCGGCCATGCCGCCGAAACTGGTCGACTGCCGCACCACCGGTGTCGCCCGCAGTGAACTGTTCCTCGTCGAGGGGGACAGCGCGCTCGGTTCGGCGCGGATGGCGCGGGTGGCGGAGTACCAGGCACTGCTTCCCTTGCGCGGCAAGATCCTGAACGTCCAGAAGGCGTCGCTCGGTGACACCTTGAAGAACGCCGAGATCGCCTCGATCGTGCAGGTGCTCGGCGCGGGCAGCGGCCGCACGTTCGAGCTGTCGACCATGCGTTACGGCCGGGTGATCCTGATGGCCGACGCGGACGTCGACGGTTCGCACATCCGCACGCTGCTGATCACGCTGTTCGCCAAGTACATGCGGCCGGTCATCGAGGACGGCAGGCTCTACGCCGCGATGCCGCCGCTGCACAAGCTGGTCACCAAGGGCCGTAACCCGGAGACCCATTTCACCTTCACCCAGAAGGAGATGGAGACCAAGTTCGCGGAACTGGAGCGGGCGGGCAAGCAGATCGTCACGCCGGTGCCGCGGTTCAAGGGTCTCGGCGAGATGGACGCCGACGAACTGTGGGACACCACGATGAATCCCGCCACCCGCTCGGTCCGCCGCATCACCCTCGACGACGTCGAAGCCGCGGAGAACGCGCTCGAACTGTTGATGGGCGAGAAGGTCGAACCACGCCGCAACTGGCTGGTCGAATCCTCCGACCGGGTCGACCGCGAAGCCATCGACGCCTGA